From Homalodisca vitripennis isolate AUS2020 chromosome 1, UT_GWSS_2.1, whole genome shotgun sequence, the proteins below share one genomic window:
- the LOC124361942 gene encoding protein FAM110B isoform X2, whose amino-acid sequence MAATSMRAHTHTPLQTINRGNHFMRPLRSSINGKQKSAVELLQESKCLYVKSETVLDHHQQLKSSSPDHLYSSIVKVRGPPVPPKSAQLRRSYNASASSTDQLQAKLRKLLNADSKENLIEDSNIVQEVKRSPQHYRRSNSQKQTQQRSNHQVCPVHHKSLPDLHTGAETSSDSSEPASCEYVLYTNSSPRQSTNDEISVESSTSRSKRLSSQASSRSRSQSGSSRHGVALTSPVKSSVSYGGSATKTEYRRPETLWTMSDEGDCEEGTRLRPILRSKSDVGRRYTKLTPVPQPPPTPADLDTFFEQLGLNSSDFKLMTKTSSQASSPVFFSDTSSVDSLSLCVAQQSAGGSEGATNPVSEVPSIVERNARIIKWLCNCRKAQLTIPSGVS is encoded by the exons ATGGCTGCTACTTCCATGCGTGCTCACACCCACACTCCCTTGCAGACCATTAACAGAGGAAACCACTTCATGAGACCCCTGCGTTCTTCTATAAATG GGAAGCAGAAGAGTGCAGTGGAGTTGCTGCAAGAATCCAAATGTCTTTATGTTAAATCAGAGACAGTCCTAGATCATCATCAGCAGTTGAAATCTTCTAGTCCAGACCATTTATATTCTTCAATTGTTAAAG TCCGAGGACCACCAGTTCCCCCTAAGAGTGCACAACTCAGACGGTCGTACAATGCGTCTGCGTCGTCAACTGATCAACTTCAAGCCAAACTGCGCAAGTTGCTGAATGCAGATTCTAAGGAGAACTTAATAGAG gATTCCAACATTGTTCAGGAAGTTAAGAGATCACCCCAACACTACCGGCGGTCCAACTCACAAAAGCAGACCCAGCAACGAAGCAACCACCAGGTGTGTCCCGTCCACCACAAGTCACTGCCTGATCTGCACACTGGAGCTGAGACAAGTAGTGACTCAAGTGAGCCTGCAAGCTGCGAATATGTTCTCTACACTAACAG CTCTCCGCGGCAGAGCACAAATGATGAGATAAGTGTTGAGTCTTCCACCAGTAGATCCAAACGCTTATCCAGCCAA GCCAGCTCCAGATCCAGGTCTCAGTCAGGTAGCAGCAGGCATGGCGTTGCACTCACTTCTCCTGTCAAGTCCAGCGTCAGCTATGGTGGCTCTGCCACGAAGACTGAGTACag GAGACCAGAGACTTTGTGGACTATGTCAGATGAAGGAGACTGCGAGGAAGGGACCAGATTGCGGCCCATCCTGAGGTCAAAGTCTGACGTGGGCAGGCGCTACACCAAACTCACTCCCGTCCCCCAGCCGCCGCCCACGCCTGCAGACCTGGACACCTTCTTTGAGCAACTTGGCCTGAACTCCTCAGACTTTAA GTTGATGACAAAGACGAGCTCCCAAGCCTCGTCACCTGTGTTTTTCTCAGACACCAGCTCAGTAGACTCTCTGTCACTGTGTGTAGCCCAGCAGAGTGCAGGGGGCAGTGAGGGTGCTACCAACCCTGTTTCGGAAGTGCCCTCCATCGTGGAACGCAATGCCCGCATCATCAAGTGGCTCTGTAACTGTCGCAAGGCACAGCTCACCATACCGTCAGGCGTCAGCTGA
- the LOC124361942 gene encoding protein FAM110B isoform X1, translating to MAATSMRAHTHTPLQTINRGNHFMRPLRSSINGKQKSAVELLQESKCLYVKSETVLDHHQQLKSSSPDHLYSSIVKVRGPPVPPKSAQLRRSYNASASSTDQLQAKLRKLLNADSKENLIEDSNIVQEVKRSPQHYRRSNSQKQTQQRSNHQVCPVHHKSLPDLHTGAETSSDSSEPASCEYVLYTNRKCSSPRQSTNDEISVESSTSRSKRLSSQASSRSRSQSGSSRHGVALTSPVKSSVSYGGSATKTEYRRPETLWTMSDEGDCEEGTRLRPILRSKSDVGRRYTKLTPVPQPPPTPADLDTFFEQLGLNSSDFKLMTKTSSQASSPVFFSDTSSVDSLSLCVAQQSAGGSEGATNPVSEVPSIVERNARIIKWLCNCRKAQLTIPSGVS from the exons ATGGCTGCTACTTCCATGCGTGCTCACACCCACACTCCCTTGCAGACCATTAACAGAGGAAACCACTTCATGAGACCCCTGCGTTCTTCTATAAATG GGAAGCAGAAGAGTGCAGTGGAGTTGCTGCAAGAATCCAAATGTCTTTATGTTAAATCAGAGACAGTCCTAGATCATCATCAGCAGTTGAAATCTTCTAGTCCAGACCATTTATATTCTTCAATTGTTAAAG TCCGAGGACCACCAGTTCCCCCTAAGAGTGCACAACTCAGACGGTCGTACAATGCGTCTGCGTCGTCAACTGATCAACTTCAAGCCAAACTGCGCAAGTTGCTGAATGCAGATTCTAAGGAGAACTTAATAGAG gATTCCAACATTGTTCAGGAAGTTAAGAGATCACCCCAACACTACCGGCGGTCCAACTCACAAAAGCAGACCCAGCAACGAAGCAACCACCAGGTGTGTCCCGTCCACCACAAGTCACTGCCTGATCTGCACACTGGAGCTGAGACAAGTAGTGACTCAAGTGAGCCTGCAAGCTGCGAATATGTTCTCTACACTAACAG AAAATGCAGCTCTCCGCGGCAGAGCACAAATGATGAGATAAGTGTTGAGTCTTCCACCAGTAGATCCAAACGCTTATCCAGCCAA GCCAGCTCCAGATCCAGGTCTCAGTCAGGTAGCAGCAGGCATGGCGTTGCACTCACTTCTCCTGTCAAGTCCAGCGTCAGCTATGGTGGCTCTGCCACGAAGACTGAGTACag GAGACCAGAGACTTTGTGGACTATGTCAGATGAAGGAGACTGCGAGGAAGGGACCAGATTGCGGCCCATCCTGAGGTCAAAGTCTGACGTGGGCAGGCGCTACACCAAACTCACTCCCGTCCCCCAGCCGCCGCCCACGCCTGCAGACCTGGACACCTTCTTTGAGCAACTTGGCCTGAACTCCTCAGACTTTAA GTTGATGACAAAGACGAGCTCCCAAGCCTCGTCACCTGTGTTTTTCTCAGACACCAGCTCAGTAGACTCTCTGTCACTGTGTGTAGCCCAGCAGAGTGCAGGGGGCAGTGAGGGTGCTACCAACCCTGTTTCGGAAGTGCCCTCCATCGTGGAACGCAATGCCCGCATCATCAAGTGGCTCTGTAACTGTCGCAAGGCACAGCTCACCATACCGTCAGGCGTCAGCTGA